One stretch of Candidatus Falkowbacteria bacterium DNA includes these proteins:
- a CDS encoding glycosyltransferase family 4 protein yields MIPETRILITKFPFKASLSGVEKHTFSLVKNLEGKGVRFFLLASCPVMLSEFKKQGWPNQRWWLGLAPETRGSKVTFLFSWPLLVLSSLIGLVYCRYKFKIEKLYCLGLTDKLIMTPVALLLGYKVIWPEALSIDPTLSNNIYRFLYKWWSSKVDVVAISHFVKQELENLGVKDVIVIRHGVEPTIFKKQEDLFEMMAEKRSVNYEKRNFTVGCVARLDEIKGLEYLIKAVDILKDKIPNIDLIIVGEGPQRKNLQWLTETFRMGNKVKLVGYKDNFLDWIYDFDVFVLPSLKESLGITLIQAMACSKPVISTLTGGIPEVVEHGKNGILVEVGSPQALAKAILLLYKEKDIAQQFVEAGLRKVKSKFLLSEMLDEYKKVLLS; encoded by the coding sequence ATGATACCAGAAACTAGAATTCTGATAACTAAGTTTCCATTTAAGGCCAGTTTGAGCGGAGTGGAAAAGCATACATTTAGTTTAGTGAAAAATTTAGAGGGCAAAGGGGTGCGCTTTTTTTTGTTGGCCTCTTGTCCTGTGATGCTTAGTGAGTTCAAAAAACAAGGTTGGCCAAATCAACGATGGTGGCTAGGTTTAGCACCAGAAACTCGTGGTTCAAAAGTTACTTTTTTATTTAGTTGGCCATTATTAGTTTTGAGTTCGTTGATCGGATTGGTGTATTGTCGATATAAATTTAAAATTGAAAAACTATATTGCCTGGGATTAACTGATAAATTAATTATGACACCAGTGGCATTACTTTTGGGTTATAAAGTTATATGGCCAGAAGCTTTGTCAATAGATCCGACATTAAGCAATAACATATATCGCTTTTTATATAAGTGGTGGAGCTCAAAAGTTGATGTTGTGGCAATTTCCCATTTCGTTAAACAAGAATTAGAAAATTTGGGAGTAAAAGATGTAATTGTTATTCGTCATGGAGTAGAGCCAACAATATTCAAAAAGCAAGAGGATTTGTTTGAAATGATGGCCGAGAAAAGATCTGTAAACTATGAAAAAAGAAATTTTACAGTTGGTTGCGTGGCAAGACTAGATGAAATAAAGGGGTTGGAATATTTGATTAAAGCTGTTGATATTTTAAAAGATAAAATTCCAAACATAGATTTAATAATTGTTGGGGAAGGACCACAAAGAAAAAATTTACAATGGCTAACTGAAACGTTCAGGATGGGAAATAAAGTTAAATTAGTTGGGTACAAAGATAATTTTTTGGATTGGATTTATGATTTTGATGTTTTTGTTTTACCGTCGCTCAAGGAGTCATTGGGAATTACTTTAATCCAAGCAATGGCCTGTTCAAAACCTGTGATTTCAACTTTGACCGGTGGTATTCCGGAAGTTGTAGAACATGGTAAAAACGGCATCTTGGTTGAAGTCGGTAGTCCTCAGGCATTAGCCAAAGCAATTTTGTTGTTGTATAAAGAAAAGGATATCGCTCAGCAATTTGTAGAGGCAGGGCTACGCAAGGTAAAAAGTAAGTTTTTACTCAGTGAAATGTTAGATGAATACAAAAAGGTTTTGTTGAGTTAA